Proteins encoded by one window of Candidatus Zixiibacteriota bacterium:
- a CDS encoding anhydro-N-acetylmuramic acid kinase encodes HGQTVRHLPRKTRFAGYLVNGTMQLGSLEQIAAHTRRIVVGDFRQADIALGNEGAPITGAAMHRLFAAVEESRLIVNIGGMSNFFYFPGRKARRAPAAADCGPGNSLCDILASRLFGVPFDRGGKLARSGRTSQRLLTLLLGQPYFKRGARSTGREEFGQRLADRLIAAGRKLRLEKADILATAAELTVCAISRSLRPFIRRDRTVRSLYLTGGGVHNRFFVERLRGLSDSLAVESIAALGYDSDLVEASAYAVMGEAALRGEALPTRFGSGMRKPHRPVLGRIVQPPH; translated from the coding sequence GCACGGACAGACTGTGCGGCATCTTCCCAGAAAAACCAGGTTCGCCGGTTATCTTGTGAACGGCACAATGCAACTGGGATCGCTCGAACAGATCGCCGCGCACACCCGCCGAATCGTGGTGGGGGATTTTCGTCAGGCCGATATCGCCCTTGGAAACGAGGGGGCGCCGATCACAGGTGCGGCCATGCATCGGCTTTTTGCCGCCGTTGAAGAATCGCGGCTGATTGTCAATATCGGAGGGATGTCCAACTTCTTCTATTTTCCGGGTAGAAAAGCCCGCCGTGCGCCGGCAGCCGCGGATTGCGGTCCCGGTAACAGCCTGTGCGACATCCTGGCTTCACGACTGTTCGGCGTCCCGTTTGATCGCGGCGGTAAGCTGGCGCGCTCGGGGCGTACGAGCCAGCGCCTGCTTACGCTGCTCCTGGGGCAGCCGTATTTCAAGAGAGGAGCACGGTCGACCGGCCGAGAGGAATTCGGACAGCGGTTAGCCGACCGCTTGATAGCAGCCGGCAGGAAGCTCCGTCTCGAAAAAGCAGATATCCTCGCCACCGCCGCGGAACTGACGGTGTGCGCGATCAGCCGCAGCCTTCGCCCGTTCATTCGGCGCGACCGCACCGTGCGGAGTTTGTATTTGACCGGCGGCGGCGTGCACAACAGATTCTTTGTAGAACGATTGCGCGGGTTGTCGGACAGCCTCGCGGTAGAATCGATCGCGGCGCTGGGCTACGACTCTGACCTGGTGGAAGCCTCGGCATACGCGGTCATGGGCGAGGCCGCCCTGCGCGGCGAGGCGCTCCCGACTCGGTTTGGGTCCGGCATGAGAAAACCGCACCGACCGGTATTGGGACGAATTGTCCAGCCGCCACATTAA
- a CDS encoding SpoIID/LytB domain-containing protein — protein MAAGLALLGLLWGCGGVPGLQDESLDSVIRIPFVRVLLDEKAEGVQAGSDASFAIECLRGGRQEVFYSSQPVTVQPVRSLLSVSNARGDAIRADLDEVNVIPRGAGNRVRFGDRKYRGLLRFLPRGEVVRVINVIYMEDYLRGVVPPEIGLRAKTEMEAVKAQAVAARTYAMAHLKQYEGEPYDMKASIMDQVYEGFTGENALSNKAIDLTAGQVATYQDDMIDAYFHSTCGGRTDNIADVWDRKEVPYLKSVEDFEACSWSKYYNWQEAFTEQQLRGRIEQYLASDRGRDLRIGTITDVSVSERTAGGRVRRLLVRTDQDVYRFEKDRIRWVIGRTSNPDLILPSDRFDIDIERDAAQNIVSVTFRGQGYGHGVGMCQCGAIGHSRNGWNYERILKHYYASVDIKKLY, from the coding sequence ATGGCTGCGGGACTTGCGCTGCTCGGTCTGCTCTGGGGATGCGGAGGCGTACCGGGATTGCAGGATGAATCCCTGGATTCGGTCATTCGGATTCCGTTTGTGCGTGTCCTTCTGGACGAGAAAGCCGAGGGTGTGCAGGCCGGTTCCGATGCCTCGTTCGCCATTGAGTGTCTTCGCGGCGGGCGACAAGAGGTGTTCTATTCCAGTCAACCGGTGACCGTCCAACCGGTAAGATCACTCCTTTCAGTCAGCAACGCGAGAGGCGATGCTATCCGGGCGGATCTCGACGAAGTAAATGTCATTCCGCGCGGTGCCGGAAACCGGGTCCGCTTCGGCGACCGGAAATACCGCGGGCTGCTTCGATTTCTTCCGCGCGGGGAAGTCGTGCGGGTGATCAATGTCATCTACATGGAAGACTACCTTCGCGGGGTGGTGCCGCCGGAAATCGGCCTTCGCGCCAAGACCGAAATGGAGGCCGTCAAGGCCCAGGCGGTGGCGGCGCGCACCTACGCCATGGCTCACCTGAAGCAGTATGAGGGCGAGCCATACGATATGAAGGCCAGCATCATGGATCAGGTCTACGAAGGTTTCACCGGCGAGAATGCACTGTCCAACAAGGCAATTGACCTGACCGCCGGCCAGGTGGCTACATATCAGGACGACATGATCGATGCCTACTTTCATTCCACCTGCGGCGGGCGTACCGACAACATTGCCGACGTCTGGGACCGCAAGGAAGTGCCATACCTCAAATCGGTGGAAGATTTTGAAGCTTGCTCCTGGTCCAAGTATTACAACTGGCAAGAGGCCTTTACCGAGCAGCAATTGCGCGGTCGGATCGAGCAGTATCTGGCATCGGATCGGGGACGCGATCTCAGGATCGGCACGATCACCGATGTCTCCGTTTCGGAGCGTACAGCCGGAGGGAGAGTGCGTCGGCTGCTGGTACGGACAGATCAGGATGTCTATCGCTTTGAAAAGGACCGCATCCGCTGGGTGATCGGGCGAACCTCCAATCCCGACCTGATACTGCCGTCGGACAGATTCGATATCGATATCGAGCGCGACGCCGCTCAGAACATCGTATCCGTGACCTTTCGCGGACAGGGGTACGGCCACGGGGTCGGCATGTGTCAGTGCGGCGCGATCGGCCATTCGCGAAACGGCTGGAATTACGAGCGTATCCTCAAGCACTACTACGCCAGCGTGGACATCAAGAAGCTCTATTAG
- a CDS encoding OmpA family protein has protein sequence MWHRRIMRVAGAILGVLIIATPAAAEDYRYALGGGAGLVSMSGGKFFSFPGKAAFEAALAHRLSSRWQLVLDYSVYTLANDENKLSVDTSGSFQNNSPLDFAATRLGIRLDRKLSEPDRLFNLTAGLGGGLLIWKGIDPDSNTTYVVRGDQDQPTDFSATELFLGGSLGILVRPSPRVSLHFVGQADRLTGAGAEFEPEISDIRDKLLLTASARVYFHFGQADRTEWASDKAWSTASERPELPRQARRDSDGDGIDDTLDSCLSTPRGADVDASGCPVDSDRDGVQDGLDDCPSTPTPARNRVDIHGCPVDSDYDGLPDYADSCAFGLVGAQVDERGCPIDSDNDGVPEGLDDCPYTLPGVEVDKHGCIDLTMLSKPMVLNIDYAPGSFEVDPHNRKRIERLGGLLNFVPDIKIDINGYTDDIGTDAANRALSEKRANRVKGILQSLGIDADRMKAYGRGETNFVASNQTAEGRARNRRIEIVFYK, from the coding sequence GTGTGGCACCGTAGGATCATGCGGGTCGCAGGCGCAATCCTGGGTGTGCTGATAATCGCAACGCCGGCGGCGGCGGAGGACTACCGCTACGCTCTCGGCGGCGGGGCCGGACTTGTATCGATGTCGGGCGGCAAATTCTTCAGTTTCCCCGGCAAGGCGGCGTTCGAGGCGGCGCTCGCCCACCGGCTGTCGTCGCGCTGGCAGCTCGTACTCGATTACTCGGTGTACACACTTGCCAACGACGAAAACAAGCTGTCGGTGGATACGTCCGGATCGTTTCAAAACAACAGCCCGCTCGATTTCGCGGCCACCCGGTTGGGGATTCGTCTGGACCGAAAGCTCTCTGAACCCGACCGGCTGTTCAACCTCACCGCCGGTCTCGGCGGCGGCCTGCTTATCTGGAAAGGGATCGATCCGGATTCCAACACCACCTATGTCGTGCGAGGCGACCAGGACCAGCCTACAGATTTCTCAGCCACGGAGCTCTTTCTCGGCGGATCACTTGGAATCCTGGTACGACCGTCGCCGCGTGTTTCGCTTCATTTTGTCGGGCAGGCGGATCGCCTCACCGGCGCAGGGGCGGAGTTCGAGCCGGAAATATCCGATATCCGTGACAAACTGCTGCTCACCGCCTCGGCCAGAGTGTATTTCCACTTCGGGCAGGCAGATCGCACCGAGTGGGCCTCGGACAAGGCCTGGTCGACAGCTTCGGAAAGGCCCGAATTACCACGCCAAGCCCGGCGCGACAGCGACGGTGACGGAATCGACGACACGCTAGATTCCTGTCTTAGCACGCCGCGCGGGGCCGATGTGGACGCGTCCGGCTGCCCGGTTGATTCCGATCGCGACGGTGTCCAGGACGGCCTCGACGACTGCCCATCTACTCCCACCCCGGCAAGAAACCGGGTCGATATCCACGGATGTCCGGTCGATTCCGATTACGACGGCCTTCCTGATTATGCGGATAGCTGCGCGTTTGGTCTGGTGGGAGCGCAGGTCGATGAACGCGGCTGCCCGATCGACAGCGACAACGACGGCGTCCCGGAGGGCCTGGACGACTGCCCTTACACGCTGCCCGGGGTCGAGGTCGACAAACACGGCTGTATCGACCTGACCATGCTGTCAAAGCCGATGGTGCTGAACATCGACTACGCGCCTGGGTCATTCGAAGTTGATCCGCACAATCGGAAGCGAATCGAGCGCCTGGGGGGACTGCTGAATTTCGTCCCGGACATCAAAATCGACATTAACGGCTACACTGATGATATTGGCACCGACGCCGCCAACCGGGCGCTCTCGGAGAAGCGGGCCAACCGGGTGAAGGGAATTCTGCAGTCGCTTGGGATCGACGCTGACCGCATGAAAGCGTACGGCCGGGGTGAAACGAACTTTGTGGCATCGAACCAGACCGCGGAGGGCCGTGCCCGCAACCGCCGGATCGAGATCGTATTCTACAAGTAG
- a CDS encoding 2'-5' RNA ligase family protein, whose protein sequence is MGYNYTDVEIGQTTRKKKYAVVIYLPQRLERYVASIRERFDPDYDVVAAHITLVFPWETTVPLAELSAVINSEARKCPPVKVRLESVGDFYPGTPIIYWGVSPVEPLRCLYRQLYANLDLPLPFKELIPHVTVAKEISPHRVMLVKDQIASYLPSESFDVTSIDLISPVADHHWVSVRTFPLTGA, encoded by the coding sequence ATGGGCTACAACTACACGGATGTCGAGATCGGCCAAACCACCCGCAAGAAGAAGTATGCGGTGGTGATCTACCTGCCCCAGAGGCTGGAGCGCTATGTGGCCTCAATTCGGGAGAGGTTCGACCCGGATTACGACGTGGTCGCCGCTCACATCACGCTGGTATTCCCGTGGGAGACCACGGTTCCCCTGGCAGAACTTTCTGCCGTAATAAACTCCGAGGCACGCAAGTGCCCGCCGGTGAAAGTGCGTCTTGAATCGGTAGGGGATTTTTATCCCGGCACGCCGATTATCTACTGGGGAGTCTCGCCAGTGGAGCCGCTGCGCTGTTTGTATCGCCAACTCTACGCGAATCTCGACCTCCCGCTGCCGTTCAAGGAGCTGATTCCGCATGTAACGGTGGCTAAGGAGATATCCCCTCACCGTGTGATGTTGGTTAAGGATCAGATTGCGTCGTACCTCCCCAGCGAATCGTTCGACGTAACCTCTATCGATCTCATTTCGCCGGTGGCGGATCATCACTGGGTCTCGGTCCGCACGTTTCCGCTTACCGGGGCGTAA
- a CDS encoding YkvA family protein: MNASPRGPHTLDKNWWRKTGQLMLELRAIYLACRDRRVRWYTKAPAVCLVGYAFSPIDLIPDPIPVLGQLDDLVLIPLGIVLIRTTIPERVLAEYRQKAMECTFRPDTNVATAVIIALWLLTLGVSIAILVRVVGN; this comes from the coding sequence ATGAACGCATCACCACGTGGACCGCACACGCTCGACAAGAATTGGTGGCGCAAGACCGGCCAACTGATGCTTGAACTGCGGGCCATATACCTTGCCTGCCGCGATCGCCGTGTCCGTTGGTATACCAAAGCGCCGGCGGTCTGTCTGGTGGGCTACGCTTTCAGCCCCATCGATCTGATACCCGACCCGATTCCAGTCCTGGGCCAGCTCGACGACCTGGTGCTCATCCCGCTTGGGATTGTGCTTATTCGGACAACCATTCCAGAGAGAGTACTCGCCGAGTACCGCCAGAAAGCGATGGAATGTACTTTCAGGCCTGATACCAACGTGGCCACTGCCGTCATTATAGCTTTATGGCTCTTGACTTTGGGGGTATCGATTGCCATCCTGGTCCGGGTTGTGGGCAATTAA
- a CDS encoding glycosyltransferase family 4 protein yields MRILIVTQHFPPERGAVRRLYEFSRYFVRQGNEVSVLTAIPNYPDGVVPPKYRGKFFYREELDGVRVYRSWVLPASNQYPGRRMIGFVIFLFTSLLNSFRIGSGFDVVLASTPPVNTPVIGWLISKLRRAKFVIEIRDLQPESSEDFGNLNRTFFTRMLKRLMHWHYRRADKIVAATDGIAEYIKYLGIPAEKVATIKSGFGQEFATAGHNGIRKKFGWEEKFLVLYSGTLGWAHSLETVIEAARQLTDQPDVLFVFVGDGEKRSTLEGMVRDYGLRNVVFIGAQPLETIPYFLKTSDVLVESLREVPITQGTFPAKLFEYMASGRPILFGARDGEAVRELRAAGGVLSFASDDVNRLCDLILQVKSGKIDGDALGYRYYQHAERFHRRERWAKEYLSFLISREAD; encoded by the coding sequence ATGAGGATTCTGATTGTAACCCAACACTTTCCGCCGGAACGCGGGGCGGTCAGACGACTGTACGAATTTTCCCGGTACTTTGTGCGCCAGGGCAATGAAGTATCGGTCCTGACTGCGATTCCCAACTATCCTGACGGAGTAGTGCCGCCCAAATACCGCGGCAAGTTCTTTTATCGCGAAGAACTTGACGGGGTCAGGGTCTATCGAAGCTGGGTGCTGCCGGCCTCGAATCAGTATCCCGGCCGGCGGATGATCGGCTTTGTCATCTTCCTGTTCACCAGTCTTCTGAATTCGTTCCGCATCGGGTCCGGATTCGACGTTGTCCTGGCATCGACGCCGCCGGTCAACACACCGGTGATCGGCTGGCTGATAAGCAAACTTCGCAGGGCTAAGTTTGTCATCGAGATTCGCGACTTGCAGCCGGAGTCAAGCGAAGACTTCGGCAATCTGAACCGTACGTTTTTTACGCGGATGCTCAAGCGGCTGATGCACTGGCATTACCGTCGCGCCGACAAGATTGTTGCCGCCACCGACGGCATCGCCGAATACATCAAGTACCTCGGCATTCCAGCTGAAAAGGTCGCCACGATCAAATCCGGGTTCGGGCAGGAGTTTGCCACCGCCGGGCACAATGGTATTCGCAAAAAGTTCGGCTGGGAGGAAAAGTTTTTAGTGCTCTATTCGGGCACGCTCGGTTGGGCGCATTCGCTTGAGACGGTGATCGAGGCCGCCCGCCAGTTGACCGATCAGCCCGATGTGCTTTTTGTGTTTGTCGGCGACGGCGAGAAGCGTTCCACGCTCGAGGGCATGGTGCGCGACTACGGCCTTCGCAACGTGGTCTTTATCGGCGCCCAGCCTTTGGAGACGATCCCGTATTTTCTCAAAACTTCTGACGTGCTGGTCGAGAGCCTGCGCGAGGTGCCGATCACCCAGGGCACGTTTCCGGCCAAGCTGTTCGAGTACATGGCCTCGGGCAGGCCGATCCTTTTCGGCGCCCGCGACGGCGAAGCGGTTCGCGAGCTTCGCGCCGCCGGCGGGGTGCTCTCGTTTGCCAGCGACGATGTCAACCGGCTGTGTGATCTGATCCTCCAGGTAAAATCGGGCAAGATTGACGGCGATGCTCTGGGCTATCGTTATTACCAGCATGCCGAGAGATTCCACCGCCGGGAACGCTGGGCGAAAGAGTATCTCTCGTTCCTGATCAGCCGGGAAGCTGACTGA
- a CDS encoding aminotransferase class V-fold PLP-dependent enzyme, with amino-acid sequence MAQISISALPRLIVGADTRVPTLNGPRRYVNFDNAASTPPFQPIVDTVNSFLEWYSNVHRGTGFKSQLSSWAFEEARDLVARFVGADLNREVVIFTKNTTEAINKLAGRACGAPGDIILTTLMEHHSNELPWRRAGRVVHVGLNPDGTIDRADFESRLKQYAGRVRLVAITGASNVSGYINDLGFFAARAHQAGAKIMVDGAQLVPHRPVNMNPDDPGRKIDFLVFSAHKMYAPYGVGVIVGEKECFEMGDPSEVGGGVVDIVTLEEAYWTDLPEKEEAGTPDIVGVVALGAAIRLYQQLGWDNIIRHESELTAHALERLKTIPGVTVYGSVDPRNASQRLGVISFNVNSVPHALTAAILSYEGAIGVRAGCFCAHTYVKELMGVTDAQARKYELEILNRDRSHLPGAVRASFGLYNTIEDVDWFATMVAKIATREYSADYVLDKERGEYQPRDFVFKFDEYFRF; translated from the coding sequence ATGGCCCAGATTTCTATTTCCGCACTGCCGCGGCTGATAGTTGGCGCGGACACCCGTGTCCCCACGCTCAACGGCCCGCGCCGCTATGTGAATTTCGACAACGCCGCCTCGACACCGCCGTTTCAGCCGATTGTCGATACTGTCAATTCCTTCCTCGAGTGGTACTCCAACGTGCATCGGGGCACCGGTTTCAAATCGCAGCTGTCGAGCTGGGCGTTCGAGGAGGCGCGTGACCTGGTGGCCCGATTTGTCGGGGCTGACTTGAACCGCGAGGTTGTCATATTCACCAAGAACACAACCGAGGCGATCAATAAGCTTGCCGGTCGTGCCTGTGGCGCCCCGGGAGACATCATTCTGACCACGTTGATGGAACATCACTCCAACGAGCTCCCTTGGCGGCGCGCCGGACGAGTGGTGCATGTCGGTCTGAACCCGGACGGTACGATCGACCGGGCAGATTTCGAGTCCAGGCTGAAACAGTATGCCGGCCGGGTCCGCCTGGTGGCGATAACCGGCGCCTCCAATGTCTCGGGATACATAAACGATCTGGGCTTCTTTGCCGCGCGGGCGCACCAGGCGGGCGCGAAGATCATGGTCGACGGCGCCCAGTTGGTGCCGCATCGCCCGGTAAACATGAATCCGGACGACCCCGGTCGCAAGATCGATTTCCTCGTGTTCTCTGCTCACAAGATGTACGCGCCGTACGGTGTGGGGGTGATAGTCGGCGAAAAGGAGTGTTTTGAGATGGGCGACCCCAGCGAGGTCGGCGGCGGGGTGGTTGACATCGTCACTCTCGAAGAAGCCTACTGGACGGATCTTCCGGAAAAAGAAGAAGCCGGCACGCCGGACATAGTCGGCGTCGTGGCGCTTGGGGCAGCGATACGGCTGTATCAGCAGCTCGGCTGGGACAATATCATCCGCCATGAGTCCGAGCTGACTGCGCACGCCCTGGAACGGCTGAAGACAATTCCAGGGGTTACTGTCTATGGCAGCGTCGATCCGCGCAATGCTTCTCAGAGGCTGGGAGTGATATCTTTCAATGTCAACAGCGTCCCGCACGCGCTGACTGCGGCTATACTCAGTTACGAGGGGGCGATCGGCGTTCGCGCCGGCTGCTTCTGCGCCCACACCTATGTCAAAGAGCTTATGGGTGTGACCGATGCACAGGCGCGCAAGTATGAGCTGGAGATTCTCAATCGCGATCGCTCCCACCTTCCCGGCGCGGTGCGGGCATCGTTCGGTCTTTACAATACGATTGAGGATGTCGACTGGTTCGCGACCATGGTCGCTAAGATAGCCACGCGCGAGTACTCCGCTGACTATGTTCTCGACAAGGAGCGCGGCGAATACCAACCGCGGGATTTCGTGTTCAAGTTCGACGAGTATTTCCGGTTCTGA
- the rsmB gene encoding 16S rRNA (cytosine(967)-C(5))-methyltransferase RsmB has product MSDTGNTITTTTSHDPVRAAALEAIGQIEAGQEADAAIRKVAQGKSLKPLDVRFLTQLVNGTVKMRRRLDHEIKFYLARPSVPLPPVLANILRLGFYQLIFTDRVPAAAAVSESVNLARKFTDVSQAKLVNAVMRSRLREPEKVSFADKDENPWKYLGDLYSYPDYFVRYCLDEFGIENTERLLAAYNRPPSVTYRVNYLKAKPDDVAAILRQNGIEFIPGKYLPEYFRLQSSGLPLEKELIETGLVFVQDESSGLPVRLLNPKQGDNVVDLTAAPGGKATHTAVRMRNKGMVTAVDKSRQRLELVVENARRLGIKIISPVACDMTEFTGGPFDRVLLDPPCSGWGTARKHADLRWAKSESDIANMAKVQAKMIDRAARLVKPGGLLVYSTCTIIRSENDQIVENFLLRNDQFEIDSAAQFLPHELVNERGFVKTYPEFDELDGSFCVRLKRKLNS; this is encoded by the coding sequence ATGAGTGACACCGGTAACACCATAACAACAACCACATCGCACGATCCTGTCCGCGCAGCGGCGCTGGAGGCGATCGGCCAGATCGAGGCCGGGCAGGAGGCCGATGCCGCCATCCGGAAAGTCGCTCAGGGTAAGTCGCTCAAGCCGCTCGACGTCCGGTTTCTAACTCAGCTCGTTAATGGGACGGTCAAGATGCGCCGCCGTCTCGACCACGAAATCAAGTTCTACCTGGCACGGCCGTCGGTGCCGCTTCCGCCGGTTCTTGCCAACATCCTCCGACTCGGCTTCTACCAACTGATCTTCACAGATCGTGTGCCTGCCGCTGCGGCGGTTTCCGAGTCGGTCAACCTCGCCCGCAAGTTCACCGATGTCAGCCAGGCCAAACTGGTCAATGCGGTCATGCGCTCGCGGCTTCGCGAGCCCGAAAAAGTCAGCTTTGCCGACAAGGACGAAAATCCGTGGAAGTACCTCGGCGATTTGTACAGCTACCCGGACTACTTTGTGAGATACTGTCTGGACGAGTTCGGCATAGAGAACACTGAACGACTGCTGGCCGCCTACAACCGCCCGCCGAGCGTGACGTATCGAGTGAACTATCTTAAGGCGAAACCGGACGATGTCGCTGCGATACTGCGCCAGAACGGAATTGAATTCATACCCGGTAAATATCTGCCGGAGTATTTTCGGCTTCAGAGTTCAGGGCTGCCCCTGGAGAAGGAACTGATCGAGACCGGGCTGGTGTTCGTTCAGGACGAGTCCTCGGGCTTGCCGGTGCGCCTGCTCAACCCGAAACAAGGTGATAATGTGGTCGATCTCACTGCCGCGCCGGGTGGGAAGGCGACTCATACCGCGGTACGAATGCGAAACAAAGGGATGGTGACAGCGGTCGATAAATCGCGCCAGCGGCTTGAGTTGGTGGTAGAGAACGCCCGGAGGCTCGGCATTAAAATCATTTCGCCGGTGGCGTGTGACATGACAGAGTTCACCGGCGGCCCGTTTGACCGGGTGCTACTCGATCCGCCCTGCAGCGGCTGGGGTACCGCGCGCAAGCATGCCGATCTGCGCTGGGCCAAGAGCGAGAGCGATATCGCCAACATGGCCAAGGTTCAGGCCAAGATGATCGACCGTGCCGCTCGCCTGGTAAAACCCGGTGGGCTGCTTGTTTACTCGACCTGTACGATTATCCGGTCAGAGAACGATCAAATCGTCGAGAACTTCCTGCTCCGTAATGATCAGTTTGAGATCGATTCTGCTGCTCAATTCCTCCCGCACGAACTCGTGAATGAGCGCGGGTTTGTCAAAACATACCCGGAATTCGACGAGCTCGATGGATCCTTTTGCGTTCGCTTAAAGAGAAAACTGAACTCCTGA